In Salvelinus sp. IW2-2015 linkage group LG23, ASM291031v2, whole genome shotgun sequence, a genomic segment contains:
- the LOC111950211 gene encoding POU domain, class 4, transcription factor 3-like, which produces MMTMNGKQHFSMHPVLQEPKYSGLHASSEGMRRVCLPAPQLQGNIFGGFDESLLARAEALAAADIVSHGKSHHFKPDVTYHTMSSVPCTSNSSTVPISHPSTLTSHQHHHHHHLNQSLEGDLLDHISSSLSVSGMGAPDSSMITTHQHHLQTMGHLHQAMAMGHPHSLSVHNGMSCVNDVESDPRELEAFAERFKQRRIKLGVTQADVGSALANLKIPGVGSLSQSTICRFESLTLSHNNMIALKPVLQAWLEEAEAAYREKNSKPDLFNGNERKRKRTSIAAPEKRSLEAYFAIQPRPSSEKIAAIAEKLDLKKNVVRVWFCNQRQKQKRMKYSAVH; this is translated from the exons ATGATGACCATGAACGGCAAGCAGCATTTCTCTATGCACCCTGTGCTGCAGGAGCCCAAATACTCTGGCCTGCACGCGAGTTCGGAAGGCATGCGCAGAGTTTGTCTGCCTGCCCCGCAG CTCCAGGGCAATATCTTCGGTGGCTTTGATGAGAGTCTACTGGCACGCGCGGAAGCTCTGGCGGCTGCTGACATAGTCTCTCACGGCAAGAGTCACCATTTCAAGCCAGACGTGACTTACCATACCATGAGTAGTGTCCCCTGCACCTCCAACTCCTCTACGGTGCCCATCTCCCATCCTTCCACCCTGACCtctcaccaacaccaccaccaccaccacctcaaccAGAGCTTAGAGGGGGATCTTCTGGATCACATCTCATCCAGTCTCTCAGTGAGCGGGATGGGGGCTCCGGATTCCTCTATGATTACCACGCACCAGCACCACCTCCAGACCATGGGTCACCTCCACCAGGCTATGGCCATGGGTCATCCGCACTCTCTATCTGTGCACAACGGAATGTCGTGTGTCAACGACGTGGAGTCAGATCCTAGGGAGCTGGAAGCCTTTGCTGAGCGGTTCAAACAAAGGAGGATAAAGCTCGGAGTGACGCAGGCGGACGTTGGCTCAGCCCTCGCCAACCTGAAGATACCCGGGGTGGGCTCTCTCAGCCAGAGTACAATCTGCAGGTTTGagtccctcaccctctctcacaaTAATATGATTGCGCTAAAACCTGTCCTCCAAGCCTGGCTCGAGGAGGCCGAGGCTGCTTACCGGGAGAAAAACAGCAAGCCAGACCTTTTTAATGGTAACGAAAGGAAACGAAAACGCACTTCGATAGCCGCACCTGAGAAGCGCTCGTTGGAGGCCTATTTCGCGATCCAGCCCCGTCCATCTTCGGAAAAAATTGCTGCAATTGCTGAAAAGCTGGACCTTAAAAAGAACGTGGTTCGTGTGTGGTTTTGCAACCAACGGCAAAAACAGAAAAGGATGAAATATTCCGCTGTGCATTAG